Proteins found in one Salvia splendens isolate huo1 chromosome 10, SspV2, whole genome shotgun sequence genomic segment:
- the LOC121752417 gene encoding uncharacterized protein LOC121752417: MGTRRLTLAVIIKNPLNDAEFILTKQTLPPKFHDSEYDSYQDSDLWDLPSAQLSLVDRSLTAGQPQFEVEDNSSAEFLNQFDVASAVDQALKQVGRDKTTNIKWNLFKVIEEPEFGPGTPVKTLYVVGGSEINDWKLGDCSKWMSTQSCADLLLEVKPHNDRIGPLVVVGLLNDSLQTRNLHTPSTLRCQEYPPGVNVVPMKSRTAKPYHTTNLIVFVPGTSDDDFGGGDFLARGDALIVDPGCSSVMHKELEQIVTALPRKLFVFVTHHHHDHVDGLSVVQKSNPEATLLAHENTARRIGKGDWSLGHIPVVGSEEICIGGQRLRFISAPGHTDGHVALLHVATNSLIVGDHCVGQGSALLDITAGGNMSDYFDTTYKFLELSPHVLIPMHGRVNMWPKHMLCGYLKNRRKRESSILKAIEEGAKTLFDIVKHTYADVDRSLWIHAASNVRLHVDHLALHNKLPQEFSMQRFQSSCKLNFFSRWMWDYLCSTLSIKHHHLQIVKVVGAGAAASVAVLYLRSRDP, translated from the exons GCACTCGGAGATTGACTTTGGCAGTGATCATCAAAAATCCATTAAACGACGCCGAATTCATACTCACGAAGCAAACCCTACCTCCCAAATTCCATGACTCCGAGTATGATTCATATCAAGATTCCGATCTTTGGGACTTGCCCTCTGCACAATTATCACTTGTTGATCGCTCCTTGACTGCTGGTCAACCTCAATTTGAAGTTGAGGATAATTCTTCCGCGGAATTTTTGAATCAGTTTGATGTTGCTTCCGCTGTTGATCAG GCGCTCAAACAAGTGGGACGTGATAAGACCACAAACATAAAGTGGAACCTCTTCAAGGTTATAGAGGAGCCTGAATTTGGACCGGGGACTCCAGTCAAGACTCTGTATGTTGTCGGAGGATCAGAAATTAATGATTGGAAGTTAGGAG ATTGCTCAAAGTGGATGAGCACCCAAAGTTGTGCAGATCTGCTTCTGGAAGTGAAACCTCATAACGATCGTATAGGGCCATTAGTTGTTGTCGGTCTTCTGAATGATTCACTTCAAACTAGGAACTTGCATACTCCTTCCACCTTGAGATGTCAG GAATACCCTCCTGGCGTTAATGTTGTTCCCATGAAAAGCAGAACAGCAAAGCCTTATCACACTACAAACTTGATTGTCTTTGTGCCTGGTACAAGTGATGATGACTTTGGTGGAGGTGATTTTCTTGCACGAGGAGATGCTCTCATTGTAGATCCTGGATGCAGCTCCGTTATGCACAAAGAG CTGGAGCAAATTGTTACTGCACTCCCACGAAAACTGTTTGTGTTTGTCACCCACCACCATCACGATCATGTGGATG GTCTCTCGGTTGTCCAGAAGTCCAATCCCGAAGCCACTCTTTTGGCCCATGAGAACACAGCTAGACGAATTGGGAAAG GTGATTGGTCTCTGGGACATATTCCAGTAGTGGGATCTGAAGAAATCTGTATTGGTGGTCAACGCTTGAGATTCATATCTGCTCCG GGTCATACGGACGGCCATGTTGCATTACTTCATGTTGCTACTAACTCATTGATAGTTGGGGATCATTGTGTAGG CCAAGGAAGTGCACTCTTGGATATTACGGCTGGTGGGAATATGAGT GATTACTTTGACACGACATACAAGTTTTTGGAGTTGTCTCCGCACGTTTTAATACCAATGCATGGTAGAGTTAACATGTGGCCGAAGCATATGCTCTGTGGGTATCTCAA AAACCGCAGAAAGAGAGAATCTAGCATCTTAAAGGCTATAGAAGAAGGAGCGAAAACATTGTTTGACATTGTAAAACATACATATGCTGATGTTGACCGCAGTCTATGGATCCATGCTGCATCAAACGTGAGACTCCATGTTGATCATCTAGCCCTGCATAATAAATTGCCACAG GAATTCTCAATGCAGAGATTTCAATCGTCTTGCAAGCTGAACTTCTTTTCGCGTTGGATGTGGGACTATCTATGCAGCACTCTTTCCATTAAGCACCACCATCTACAGATAGTTAAAGTTGTGGGAGCAGGCGCAGCAGCTTCCGTTGCTGTTCTTTACCTCCGTTCAAGAGATCCATAG
- the LOC121751047 gene encoding probable leucine-rich repeat receptor-like protein kinase At1g68400 — MCGPPLEKCDLASSNPTRPGGAMASPVSPKTTVSSSPTAVPTETNPPSPHTSHRSKISNIAIIGIIIGDVLVLGLVSLLLYCYFWRNYSSMLTSEKSSVQAEKIVYSYSSSPYPNPAQSGYERGKMVFFDGERRFELEDLLRASAEMLGKGGFGTAYKAVLDDGNVVAVKRLKDLNVPGKREFEQQMEVLGRLRHPNLIGLKAYYFARDEKLLVHEFMPNGNLFWLLHGNRGPGRTPLDWTTRLKIAAGAARGLAFIHSSGAPLRLVHGNIKSTNVLIDKLGNAKLSDYGLSVFASLPSASKSNGYRAPEAALDGRKLTSKSDVYSFGVLLLELLTGKCPSIIDNSGPGIGYSGVVDLPRWVQSVVREEWTAEVFDLELMRYKDIEEEMVGLLQIAMSCTQVAPDQRPKINYVVKMIEELRGVEVSPSHEALESVSESPSASEDTCRASE, encoded by the exons ATGTGCGGTCCGCCGCTGGAGAAATGCGATTTAGCTTCGAGTAACCCTACCCGTCCCGGTGGAGCAATGGCGTCGCCGGTGAGCCCTAAAACGACCGTTTCTTCCTCTCCAACCGCTGTTCCGACGGAGACTAATCCACCATCACCGCACACTTCCCACAGGAGTAAAATAAGTAATATTGCtataattggtataataatTGGGGATGTTTTGGTTCTAGGGCTAGTTTCGTTGCTACTGTATTGCTATTTCTGGAGGAACTATTCGAGCATGTTGACGTCGGAGAAGAGCTCCGTGCAAGCGGAGAAAATAGTGTATTCGTATTCGTCGAGCCCGTACCCGAACCCGGCCCAGTCCGGGTACGAGAGGGGGAAGATGGTGTTCTTCGATGGTGAGAGGAGGTTCGAGCTCGAGGATTTGCTGAGGGCATCGGCGGAGATGCTGGGGAAGGGCGGGTTTGGGACTGCATATAAGGCGGTTTTGGATGACGGGAATGTGGTGGCGGTGAAGAGATTGAAGGACTTGAATGTGCCTGGGAAGAGAGAGTTTGAGCAGCAGATGGAGGTGTTGGGGCGTCTGCGCCACCCGAATTTGATCGGATTGAAGGCTTACTATTTCGCTAGGGATGAGAAATTGTTGGTTCATGAATTCATGCCTAATGGGAACTTGTTTTGGTTGCTTCATG GCAACCGAGGCCCCGGTAGAACTCCATTGGACTGGACCACAAGGTTGAAGATTGCAGCAGGAGCAGCACGGGGGCTAGCCTTCATCCACAGCTCAGGGGCCCCCCTGAGGCTCGTGCACGGCAACATCAAGTCGACAAACGTCCTTATCGACAAGCTAGGCAATGCCAAGCTATCTGACTACGGCCTCTCAGTCTTTGCATCTCTCCCGTCTGCCTCTAAATCCAATGGCTACCGTGCCCCAGAGGCAGCTTTGGACGGCCGGAAGCTGACCTCCAAATCGGATGTCTACTCTTTCGGGGTCCTGCTGCTGGAGCTGCTGACTGGCAAGTGCCCCTCCATAATCGACAACAGTGGGCCGGGGATAGGGTACAGCGGGGTCGTTGATCTGCCTAGGTGGGTGCAGTCCGTGGTGAGGGAGGAGTGGACGGCTGAGGTGTTCGATTTGGAGCTCATGAGGTACAAGGATATCGAAGAGGAGATGGTGGGACTGCTGCAGATCGCGATGTCGTGCACTCAGGTGGCACCAGATCAGAGGCCGAAGATCAACTATGTGGTGAAGATGATAGAGGAGTTGAGAGGGGTGGAGGTGTCGCCCTCACACGAGGCACTAGAGTCGGTGTCGGAGTCACCGTCGGCGTCGGAAGATACCTGCAGAGCTAGCGAATGA
- the LOC121752250 gene encoding probable protein phosphatase 2C 15 codes for MGSSGHTYEHHDLVPLAALINRELRNGKTEKPAARYGYAGQSRKGEDYFLMKTDCQRVAGNPSTSFSVFGIFDGHNGSGAAIFSRDHLLNYVLDAMPCGLERDEWLHALPRALVAGFVKADKEFQAKGKTSGTTATFVIIDGWTVTVASVGDSRCILDAQGGGVSILTVDHRLEENAEERERVTASGGEVGRLSIFGGTEVGPLRCWPGGLCLSRSIGDMDVGEFIVPIPHVKQVKLSSTGGRLIIASDGVWDAVSSEMAAKSCRGLPAELAARLVVKEALRTRGLKDDTSCIVVDIIPPDNKPPPSPPPKKYNKLKALFFTKNYLKSTNKAKKLSAVGIVEELFEEGSAMLAERLGNDKPTAETGGIFVCAVCQADLAPNEGISVHAGSIFSVSSKPWQGPFLCTDCRNKKDAMEGKRPSGVRVV; via the exons ATGGGGTCGAGTGGACATACATATGAGCATCATGATCTTGTGCCATTAGCTGCACTGATCAATAGGGAGCTGAGGAATGGGAAAACAGAGAAGCCCGCTGCGAGATATGGCTATGCAGGTCAATCGAGGAAAGGGGAGGATTATTTCTTGATGAAGACTGATTGCCAGCGAGTAGCAGGAAATCCATCAACATCATTCTCTGTTTTCGGA ATCTTTGATGGCCATAATGGGAGTGGAGCTGCAATATTCTCGAGAGATCATTTGTTAAACTATGTCTTAGATGCCATGCCTTGTGGACTTGAACGCGATGAATGGTTACATGCTTTACCTAGGGCTTTGGTTGCTGGCTTTGTGAAAGCAGACAAGGAATTCCAAGCCAAAG GAAAGACTTCAGGAACTACAGCAACATTTGTGATTATTGATGGGTGGACAGTTACTGTTGCATCTGTTGGAGATTCACGCTGCATTTTAGATGCTCAGGGCGGCGGTGTCTCCATCTTGACCGTTGATCACAGACTTGAAGAAAACGCAGAGGA GAGAGAGCGTGTCACAGCCAGTGGAGGTGAAGTCGGGCGGCTTAGCATTTTTGGTGGAACTGAG gtCGGCCCTCTTCGCTGTTGGCCAGGGGGTTTGTGTCTTTCTCGATCAATTGGTGACATGGATGTGGGCGAATTTATTGTTCCGATACCGCATGTCAAGCAAGTGAAG TTATCAAGTACAGGCGGAAGGCTAATAATCGCCTCTGATGGTGTCTGGGATGCAGTGTCATCAGAAATGGCTGCAAAATCGTGCCGTGGATTGCCTGCTGAGCTTGCTGCTCGTCTAGTGGTGAAG GAAGCATTGAGGACGCGTGGGCTTAAGGATGACACAAGTTGCATAGTCGTTGATATAATTCCTCCAGACAACAAGCCGCCACCTTCTCCCCCGCCCAAGAAATACAACAAGCTTAAGGCCTTGTTTTTcacaaaaaattatttgaaatcCACCAACAAAGCAAAGAAATTGTCTGCTGTGGGTATCGTGGAGGAGCTATTCGAAGAAGGATCTGCAATGCTCGCTGAAAG ACTTGGAAATGACAAGCCGACTGCAGAGACTGGTGGTATTTTTGTGTGTGCTGTTTGTCAAGCTGACCTGGCACCGAATGAGGGAATCTCGGTTCATGCTGGTTCGATATTCTCAGTGAGCTCGAAGCCATGGCAAGGTCCTTTCCTGTGCACCGACTGCCGGAATAAGAAGGATGCCATGGAAGGGAAGAGACCAAGTGGAGTTAGAGTTGTATAG
- the LOC121750813 gene encoding flowering locus K homology domain-like isoform X1 encodes MSQAPTPVNPRRNPDPSPTTHTRLESDTHVKHATASVLAKPTVVYDNSDPANAAVVSITESMAGTLKRPREEDSVEDGASAELPEAKRRVKAAHDVIYRIVVPSRQIGKVIGRAGHRIQKIREDTQATIKIADAISKHEESVIIISSKDSDNVFSDAENALHQIVTLILKDDDGNAEAAKIGPGHVPANAVRLLIAGSQAGGLIGVSGQNIVNLRNASGASITVLSPNQLPPCASAHESDRVVQISGDIPAVLRAVVEIGCQLRDITPLNK; translated from the exons ATGTCGCAAGCCCCAACACCTGTGAACCCTAGAAGAAACCCGGATCCATCTCCAACCACCCATACCCGGTTGGAATCAGATACTCATGTTAAACATGCTACTGCTTCAGTGCTTGCCAAGCCTACTGTTGTGTATGATAACTCAGATCCTGCCAATGCTGCTGTTGTGTCAATCACAGAGTCTATGGCTGGAACTCTCAAGAGGCCCCGTGAGGAGGACTCTGTGGAGGATGGGGCCTCGGCTGAATTGCCAGAAGCAAAGCGGCGTGTAAAGGCCGCTCATGATGTGATATACCGAATTGTTGTACCCTCCCGGCAGATTGGGAAAGTCATTGGAAGAGCAGGGCACCGTATTCAGAAGATTAGAGAGGATACTCAGGCTACAATTAAAATTGCCGATGCTATTTCG AAACATGAAGAGAGTGTGATCATTATCAGTTCTAAGGACAGCGACAATGTTTTTTCTGATGCAGAAAATGCGCTTCATCAGATTGTTACTCTGATCCTCAAG GATGATGATGGGAATGCGGAGGCAGCGAAAATTGGCCCAGGACATGTCCCAGCTAATGCAGTGAGGCTTTTGATTGCTGGTTCTCAAGCAGGTGGTTTGATTGGAGTTTCGGGGCAAAATATTGTGAACTTGAGGAATGCCTCGGGAGCAAGTATTACTGTTCTTTCTCCTAATCAGTTGCCTCCATGCGCATCTGCCCATGAATCTGACCGAGTTGTACAG ATATCCGGAGATATTCCTGCTGTTTTGAGAGCTGTAGTGGAAATTGGCTGCCAACTCAG GGATATTACCCCCCTAAACAAGTAA
- the LOC121752579 gene encoding glycosyltransferase BC10-like, whose product MSDEELMWRASMDPRIIEPPFNRTPKIAFMFLTRGRLPLAPLWEMFFKGNEGLFSIYLHTSPEFGDEPPESSVFYKRKIPSKLVQWGKASMIDAERRLLANALLDFANERFILLSESCIPIFSFSTIYNYLINSNQSFLSAFDDPRRIGRGRYNKRMGPTIALRDWRKGSQWFEANRKLALAIVSDVTYYPIFRDYCVPPCYMDEHYFPTLVTKVCSNLTSTRTITWTDWSGGGSHPAVFRANDVSEEFLNMVRFRFNCTYNGEFSSVCHLFARKFHPNTLQPLLRIAPKLLGFNS is encoded by the exons ATGAGCGACGAGGAGCTCATGTGGAGGGCCTCGATGGATCCTCGTATCATTGAACCGCCTTTCAATCGCACTCCCAAAATCGCCTTCATGTTCCTCACTAGGGGGAGATTGCCGCTGGCGCCACTTTGGGAGATGTTCTTCAAAGGAAATGAAGGGCTCTTCTCGATCTACCTCCATACGTCGCCAGAGTTCGGCGACGAACCCCCCGAATCGTCAGTGTTCTACAAGCGTAAAATACCGAGTAAG TTGGTCCAGTGGGGAAAAGCGAGTATGATAGATGCGGAAAGGCGTCTTTTAGCCAACGCGCTTCTCGACTTCGCAAACGAAAGATTCATTCTACTATCCGAATCATGCATCCCTATATTCAGCTTCTCCACCATCTACAACTACCTCATTAATTCCAACCAAAGCTTCCTCAGCGCCTTCGACGACCCCCGCCGGATCGGGCGGGGCCGGTACAATAAGCGGATGGGGCCCACAATCGCGTTACGCGATTGGCGGAAGGGCTCCCAGTGGTTCGAAGCCAATCGGAAGCTTGCACTAGCCATAGTATCGGATGTCACCTACTATCCTATTTTTAGAGACTATTGCGTGCCACCGTGCTACATGGACGAGCACTATTTTCCAACGTTGGTAACTAAAGTTTGTTCTAATTTGACGTCGACTCGGACCATTACTTGGACTGATTGGTCAGGGGGCGGTTCGCATCCGGCTGTGTTTAGGGCAAATGATGTTAGCGAAGAGTTCCTGAACatggttcggttccggttcaattGCACCTACAACGGTGAATTTAGCTCGGTTTGCCACCTTTTTGCTAGAAAGTTTCATCCTAATACTTTGCAACCTTTACTTAGGATTGCACCAAAATTACTAGGCTTTAATTCTTGA
- the LOC121751048 gene encoding probable leucine-rich repeat receptor-like protein kinase At1g68400 gives MVAPPPPKLKPNPTTAVFILLLFLHHTAASDHPDAAPLLLFKSTADPQNSILTSWNSTSDPCSSWAGVSCIRDRVARLVLENFNLQNSLPSSIASLTHLRVLSLKQNAFSGQIPDLSNLTALKLLFISHNRFSGEFPPSLTSLSKLYRLDLSYNNFSGEIPLALNRLTHLLTLRLEENSFAGAISAINLPNLQDFNVSGNELAGEVPRSFSGFPASSFWGMMNPRISDCTC, from the exons ATGGtggcaccaccaccaccaaagcTAAAACCAAACCCTACTACGGCCGtcttcatcctcctcctcttcctccaccacACCGCGGCGTCGGACCATCCCGACGCCGCCCCTCTTCTCCTCTTCAAATCCACCGCCGACCCCCAAAACTCCATCCTGACCTCTTGGAACTCCACCTCCGACCCATGCAGCTCCTGGGCCGGAGTCTCCTGCATCCGCGACCGGGTCGCCCGTTTAGTTCTCGAAAATTTCAACCTCCAAAACTCCCTCCCCTCCTCCATCGCCTCCCTCACCCACCTCCGCGTCCTCAGCCTCAAGCAAAACGCCTTCTCGGGTCAAATTCCGGATCTCTCCAACCTCACCGCCTTAAAACTCCTCTTCATTTCCCACAACCGTTTCTCCGGCGAGTTTCCGCCCTCGTTAACCTCTCTCTCCAAGCTCTACCGCCTCGATCTCTCCTACAACAACTTCTCCGGCGAAATCCCCCTCGCCCTCAACCGCCTCACGCATCTCCTCACTCTCCGCCTCGAGGAGAACTCCTTCGCCGGCGCGATTTCTGCAATTAACTTGCCGAATTTGCAGGATTTCAACGTGTCGGGGAACGAGCTTGCTGGAGAAGTACCTAGGTCGTTTTCCGGCTTCCCTGCGTCGTCGTTTTGGGgaatgatgaatccgcgaatttctgat tgtacatgctga
- the LOC121750201 gene encoding nicotinamide adenine dinucleotide transporter 1, chloroplastic-like, which translates to MVAAAPCDHRSAKELIFDAGAGASAGAIAATFVCPLDVIKTRFSVFGLPKMQPSGRNGSVIIVSLQDIVRQEGLRGLYRGLTPTLTALLPNWAVYFTVYEHLKELLHTYEGSNKSDQLSIGSNMVAAVGAGAATSVATNPLWVVKTRIQTQGLRPGVVPYKNISSALSRIAHEDGIRGWYSGLLPSLAGVSHVAIQFPAYERTKFYLAKRGNKRANELNPGELAIASSSSKVVASLSTYPHEVIRSKLQEQGQVQDSQPKYSGVIDCIKKVFRQEGLPGFYRGCGTNLLRTIPSVVITFTSYEMIHRFLLQLSPPNPKPDSGTKSQKGSTSPGENIALDQSLSNDRTHLIPLDNTDHELTAHTHFAVNKKPLQVSLVVCICCFSSFNHCWMYLTSRFCLQCFRNPK; encoded by the exons ATGGTCGCCGCCGCGCCGTGTGACCACCGGAGCGCCAAAGAGCTAATCTTCGACGCCGGCGCCGGTGCCTCTGCAG GTGCAATTGCAGCTACATTCGTGTGCCCCTTGGACGTGATAAAGACGAGGTTTTCTGTATTTGGTCTCCCTAAAATGCAGCCTTCTGGTCGTAATG GTAGTGTGATTATTGTGAGCCTGCAAGATATTGTTCGACAGGAAGGTTTGAGAGGACTTTACCGCGGCCTTACGCCAACTTTGACAGCATTGCTTCCAAATTGGGCT GTATACTTCACGGTTTATGAACATCTCAAGGAGCTACTACATACATATG AGGGAAGCAACAAGAGTGACCAGCTTTCAATTGGTTCAAACATGGTAGCTGCTGTGGGAGCAGGTGCTGCAACTTCTGTTGCAACAAATCCTTTGTGGGTTGTTAAGACACGAATTCAA ACGCAAGGACTTAGGCCAGGTGTAGTTCCTTACAAGAATATATCTTCGGCTTTGAGTCGAATTGCCCATGAAGATGGAATCCGGGGGTGGTACAG CGGTCTTCTACCTTCGTTGGCTGGAGTGAGTCACGTAGCTATCCAGTTCCCTGCATATGAAAGAACAAAATTCTACTTGGCTAAACGAG GTAATAAAAGAGCTAACGAGCTCAACCCCGGGGAACTTGCAATTGCCTCATCATCTTCAAAGGTTGTCGCCTCTTTATCAACTTATCCTCATGAG GTTATCCGCTCAAAACTGCAAGAGCAAGGTCAAGTACAGGACTCTCAGCCAAAGTATTCTGGCGTCATTGATTGCATCAAGAAAGTCTTCAGACAAGAAGGTCTACCAGGGTTCTATCGTGGCTGTGGTACAAATCTCCTACGAACAATTCCATCTGTTGTGATTACATTTACCAGTTACGAAATGATACATAGATTTTTGCTGCAACTATCTCCTCCAAACCCGAAACCTGATTCTGGCACCAAGTCTCAGAAGGGATCGACAAGCCCAGGAGAAAACATCGCTCTAGACCAATCTCTATCTAATGATAGAACTCATCTCATTCCTTTGGATAATACTGATCATGAGCTCACTGCTCACACCCATTTTGCTGTCAATAAGAAGCCACTGCAAGTTTCTCTTGTTGTATGTATATGTTGTTTTTCAAGCTTTAACCATTGTTGGATGTATTTAACAAGTCGGTTTTGTTTGCAATGTTTCAGAAATCCCAAGTAA
- the LOC121750813 gene encoding flowering locus K homology domain-like isoform X2, with translation MAGTLKRPREEDSVEDGASAELPEAKRRVKAAHDVIYRIVVPSRQIGKVIGRAGHRIQKIREDTQATIKIADAISKHEESVIIISSKDSDNVFSDAENALHQIVTLILKDDDGNAEAAKIGPGHVPANAVRLLIAGSQAGGLIGVSGQNIVNLRNASGASITVLSPNQLPPCASAHESDRVVQISGDIPAVLRAVVEIGCQLRDITPLNK, from the exons ATGGCTGGAACTCTCAAGAGGCCCCGTGAGGAGGACTCTGTGGAGGATGGGGCCTCGGCTGAATTGCCAGAAGCAAAGCGGCGTGTAAAGGCCGCTCATGATGTGATATACCGAATTGTTGTACCCTCCCGGCAGATTGGGAAAGTCATTGGAAGAGCAGGGCACCGTATTCAGAAGATTAGAGAGGATACTCAGGCTACAATTAAAATTGCCGATGCTATTTCG AAACATGAAGAGAGTGTGATCATTATCAGTTCTAAGGACAGCGACAATGTTTTTTCTGATGCAGAAAATGCGCTTCATCAGATTGTTACTCTGATCCTCAAG GATGATGATGGGAATGCGGAGGCAGCGAAAATTGGCCCAGGACATGTCCCAGCTAATGCAGTGAGGCTTTTGATTGCTGGTTCTCAAGCAGGTGGTTTGATTGGAGTTTCGGGGCAAAATATTGTGAACTTGAGGAATGCCTCGGGAGCAAGTATTACTGTTCTTTCTCCTAATCAGTTGCCTCCATGCGCATCTGCCCATGAATCTGACCGAGTTGTACAG ATATCCGGAGATATTCCTGCTGTTTTGAGAGCTGTAGTGGAAATTGGCTGCCAACTCAG GGATATTACCCCCCTAAACAAGTAA